A DNA window from Pseudomonadota bacterium contains the following coding sequences:
- a CDS encoding tetratricopeptide repeat protein, whose product MEIKNKYYIAGTGFLWRASLIIIFLLLMVTSYALAEIKTFVKDYVYQAGDEDSKNSSRTIALREVKRLLLEELGTYLESITEVQNFHLTKDQITTLTAGIVRTEIVDEKWDGKVYWLKAKISADPASVIQSIDKLRQDREKTKELEDTRKRADALLRENERLKVELKTAQGAVKKRKQKEYAKGIKELSAIEWLEKGKAFEQSGNYNEAINAYGRAIELNPKYAEAYINRGFVYDELRNYQQAITDYSKAIKLNPKYAAAYTVRGITYWSLGNYQQAIRDYSKVIEIGPKDLIVIAYYERGITYWSLGNYQQAIRDYDKAIELNPQKEAVYFLRGTAYYDLGNYQQAIRDCDKAIEINPEYARAYSKRGHAYDKLGNYQQAIKNYDKAVEINPKDGFYYHGRGRAYDKLGNYQQAIKDYDKAIEIDPKDASAYYSRGNAYDKLRNHQQALKDYDKAIEINPKDVSAYYSRGIAYYDLGNYQQAIKDYDKAVEIDPKDGFYYYNRGIAYNKLGKHQQAIRDYNRAIELNPKDELYYYSRGIAYYELGNYQQAISDYSKAIEIDPKYAMAYNFRGIAYGNLGKHQQAIRDYDRAIELNPKDAYSYHSRGLAYHELGNYQLAIENYKIAARLGDEEMQDFLGKGGINW is encoded by the coding sequence ATGGAGATCAAAAATAAATATTATATTGCAGGAACTGGCTTCCTTTGGCGCGCAAGCTTAATAATTATATTTTTACTGCTGATGGTTACAAGTTATGCCCTTGCTGAAATAAAGACCTTTGTAAAAGACTATGTCTATCAGGCAGGTGATGAAGACAGCAAAAACTCAAGCAGAACCATCGCCCTCAGAGAGGTTAAAAGACTTCTCCTCGAAGAACTGGGAACATACCTTGAAAGCATAACAGAAGTACAGAACTTCCATCTTACCAAAGACCAAATTACGACACTGACAGCAGGTATCGTGAGGACTGAAATAGTTGATGAAAAATGGGACGGCAAAGTTTACTGGCTTAAGGCAAAGATATCAGCAGACCCTGCATCAGTCATTCAGTCAATTGACAAACTCCGTCAAGACAGAGAAAAGACAAAAGAATTAGAAGATACACGGAAAAGAGCAGATGCACTACTTAGAGAAAACGAGCGGTTGAAAGTAGAGCTTAAAACAGCACAAGGTGCAGTAAAAAAAAGGAAGCAGAAAGAATATGCCAAGGGAATAAAGGAGCTATCAGCAATAGAATGGTTAGAAAAGGGAAAAGCATTTGAACAATCCGGGAATTACAATGAGGCAATAAACGCTTATGGTAGAGCAATAGAACTAAATCCTAAATATGCAGAGGCTTATATCAATCGCGGGTTTGTTTATGATGAACTTCGCAACTACCAACAGGCAATTACGGATTACAGCAAGGCAATAAAACTGAATCCCAAGTATGCAGCAGCCTATACCGTTCGTGGGATTACTTATTGGAGCCTTGGCAATTACCAGCAGGCAATCAGGGATTACAGCAAGGTAATCGAAATAGGCCCTAAAGATTTAATTGTAATTGCTTATTACGAACGTGGGATTACTTATTGGAGCCTTGGCAACTACCAGCAGGCAATCAGGGATTATGATAAAGCCATAGAACTGAATCCTCAGAAAGAAGCGGTGTACTTCCTCAGAGGGACTGCTTATTATGACCTTGGCAACTACCAGCAGGCAATCAGGGATTGCGACAAGGCAATAGAAATAAACCCTGAATATGCAAGGGCTTATTCCAAGCGTGGGCATGCTTATGATAAACTTGGCAACTACCAGCAGGCAATCAAAAATTATGACAAAGCAGTGGAAATAAACCCTAAAGATGGATTTTATTATCATGGTCGTGGGCGTGCTTATGATAAACTTGGCAACTACCAGCAGGCAATCAAAGATTACGATAAGGCAATAGAAATAGACCCTAAAGATGCATCTGCTTATTACAGTCGTGGGAATGCTTATGATAAACTTCGCAACCACCAGCAGGCGCTAAAGGATTACGACAAGGCAATAGAAATAAACCCTAAAGATGTATCTGCTTATTACAGTCGTGGGATTGCTTATTATGACCTTGGCAACTACCAGCAGGCAATCAAAGATTATGACAAAGCAGTGGAAATAGACCCTAAAGATGGATTTTATTATTACAATCGTGGGATTGCTTATAATAAACTTGGCAAACACCAGCAGGCAATCAGGGATTACAATAGGGCAATAGAACTAAACCCTAAAGATGAATTGTATTATTACAGTCGTGGGATTGCCTACTATGAGCTTGGCAACTACCAGCAGGCAATTAGTGATTACAGCAAGGCAATAGAAATCGACCCTAAATATGCAATGGCATACAACTTTAGAGGGATTGCTTATGGTAATCTTGGCAAACACCAGCAGGCAATCAGGGATTACGATAGGGCAATAGAACTAAACCCTAAAGATGCATATTCTTATCACAGTCGTGGGCTTGCTTATCATGAACTTGGCAACTACCAGCTCGCGATTGAAAATTATAAGATTGCAGCACGATTAGGCGATGAAGAAATGCAGGACTTTCTCGGAAAAGGGGGGATTAATTGGTAA
- a CDS encoding MinD/ParA family protein, whose product MSDKSPVIISISSGKGGVGKTCITINLAASLVEKGKKVLVIDCDLGLANIDIMLGINPKSNLKDIIFKDADAQDVLIRTKAGFDFIPASSGAREMVNLLHEDIEKLKNLIARISQGYDYVFLDIGAGVSDTVLHFNLIASRNFVVVSRDLTSITDAYAMMKIIHQMFGKETFEIIVNSVRDDAEGLKVFNHIDSICRKFLNLSLYHLGSIPYDEVVSRSIMKQTALVQLFPKSLAAIKINQIVENMSQ is encoded by the coding sequence GTGTCCGATAAAAGTCCTGTAATCATATCCATATCGAGCGGAAAAGGCGGGGTGGGAAAGACATGCATTACCATAAACCTTGCTGCATCATTAGTAGAAAAGGGCAAAAAGGTTCTGGTTATAGACTGTGATCTGGGTCTGGCAAATATCGATATTATGCTCGGGATAAATCCGAAAAGTAATCTAAAGGACATCATTTTTAAAGATGCCGATGCTCAGGATGTATTAATACGGACAAAAGCAGGGTTTGATTTTATCCCGGCAAGTTCCGGCGCAAGGGAAATGGTCAATCTGCTCCATGAAGATATTGAAAAACTGAAGAATCTAATAGCGCGTATTTCCCAGGGATACGATTATGTTTTTCTTGATATCGGCGCCGGCGTTTCCGACACGGTGCTCCACTTCAATCTTATTGCATCCCGTAACTTTGTTGTTGTGAGCAGGGATCTTACAAGCATTACCGATGCATATGCCATGATGAAAATAATTCATCAGATGTTCGGGAAAGAGACTTTCGAAATTATTGTAAATTCCGTCCGTGATGATGCTGAGGGACTTAAGGTCTTTAATCATATCGATTCCATATGTCGGAAATTTCTTAACCTTTCTTTGTATCACCTTGGCAGTATACCCTATGATGAGGTTGTCTCCCGGTCAATTATGAAACAAACAGCACTCGTTCAACTTTTCCCTAAATCATTGGCTGCCATCAAAATAAACCAGATTGTCGAAAACATGTCCCAATAA